Genomic window (Ctenopharyngodon idella isolate HZGC_01 chromosome 20, HZGC01, whole genome shotgun sequence):
GATCTGTGTTGAGTAAACCCAGAATGCCACACAGTGGGTCAGGGAGGTTCACGCTCCCCCACAGGCAAGTGAGGAATTAGAAGATTAACCCTGAGGAGAGGCGCTGCagcaacattccacacttcttCTGAAGACATGTATGCCTCTCTTCAGAAAAAGAAGGTGGACTTGTCTCAGCCTTCAACTTGGAGCTAACATTGACCTAGGTCTACATAATCTATTTTAAGCATCTTTTTAAGGCATTTATGCCATGTAGAAGTTTGCTTTCAAGCACATGTTAGGGCCAAAGATGCCCTTTATGAACTTGTTTTATAATCACTTCGACCTTTCGTGCCGTGCACAGAAAATTTCAGTCATTTAGACTTGCTTTTGCACAGCTAAAATCTCATGAGACACAAATATGCAGTAATAAAAAGCAGCCACAGCCAATAAACATCTGTTTTACAATGTGTATCATCTGTTTATTATTCTGAAGTATGTACCAAAATAATTGCTATAATGTAAAAATAGCATTGTGTAActaagtaaaaatgtttacagtCAAGCATCACTAATTgtacaaaaataacaacacaaTAAAGATACAAACAATGAAGAACAGAACATCCTCACGTCAGTGTGCAAACTGTTTATACAGATGGAAATGCATCCTTCTCAGGTGGCACTCCttgataaattatttaaatagcatttatctacacacacacatgaaacaGTCTTACAAACAGAGACAACAAATAGAGCAATAATttatcaacttaaaaaaaaaacaaaaaggactggacatTGAGGCACTGGCAAATGTATTCCTAAAAAAATTGTTGTCTCCCATTTTACTCTATTTTCCATTGGGATGTGGGGCTGGCTGTTTGTTCCATATACTATTTACAACTTGTGCTACAGTAGCAATAAGGCAACCGATTCGTTTTCTTTAAGCAAaggaaaaagtatttaaaagctTTTGCTTGATCAAATTACAAAACAGCAATGAGGTAATATTTGTACATTAAAGTTTtcctttatctctctctctatagAAAAGGCAAACAGGTCAGAAGATCGTCTCCTTTGGAAgtgatggatgaatgaatgtttCTTGACTGGAAAGGCTTGGATGAGTAGCATTGGACAGGCCCTTGGTTATGAaggtttatttttcttttaaatgttgaaatagttgtttttttaatgaggcTTTTCTTTAGAAAGACCCTCTCTTGTGCTTCTTGAAGCAAAATCACAGCACAGTCTAGCCAAACGCGAAAAGCATTTTGTAAGTGCTACataaataaatctatatatatctatatatatctaatatatatatatatatatatagaagtcTGAAAGACTTGAACTCAACTTTCCCTTAGAAATTAGCATCTCAAATAAAACCTCACATTTTATTTAAGAAGGAGGCTAGAGTACTTGGTAATCTAGTATCCGTATGTGGCGAGTCGTTTCCTGTAATGGAGAATCTTCAATCCTGTGTCTGTCCAATTGCTCTTCATCCAACCTTTCATTATGCCATTTCTAATGTATTGGTAAAATGGTTTAACCATCTAGCCCTGAGAAAACTATGCCCACTAAACCATGAGTTATCTCCCGCCAGACCTTTATGAATGTACATTATACTTAAGATGAGCCTCTGCAAAGCAAAACTttaagacagacaaacagaaatgtagataaaaatcaataaatgacagaatgagAGATCTTAAAAATCCCCTTAGACTgtctgcaaaaacaaaaatattcttttacCTATATGATGTTTAACATATTGTTGATTGCTTCAATATCTTAAACATTCTCATTGCTTTGTTTCTAGTCAAGAAATCTGTTTAAAGTTTTGATAAAATACTgaatattataatagtaatcTTTGTGCGCTCTCTCTAAAGTAACCATAATTTGGAGATCTTTTCAGGAAGAGAGcatgaaaacacatgagagagagagagagaataaaggTTTTGAAGTGCATAGCTGTCTGTTGGGAGCTCTTCCCACACAGAGCCGAATGAGGTTTTTCAGAGAGAGATCTCAGTCTTCCCAATTAAGCAAAGCGAGGAAGACTTTCTTCTGCTCTACCTGCTAATGGTGGAGGAGTCCAGATATTCTGAATCGGCAGCCACTCGGTTTCTATCCCAACCAGTGACAATTACATTGAAATTGACCACTTGCTTTCTCACTCCACCGGTGTGTGAGCAGAACAAGTAGCATCAAATCTGTCCCTGGACTTTGCCCGGAATACATATTTATATGGAAAGGTGCATTCTTTGATAAACTTCCTGACTGTGCAATTACGCATCTGAAAATGAAGCGAAAGACAGAAAGTGTCAATATTgagtatgtaaataaaagcaaacatttatTTGGATGCCTATGCGATGCGTTAACGCTCACCTCTGCATTCGTATTTGAGGTCTGAGAAGTACACCATCTCTTGTGAGAAGACAAAGAGACCCAGTCTTCCGCCTGCATATGTTTTGTCATAAATTCTGCCGGAATCTGCCATGATTTTTTTGCCTTCATACATGACCACTCTGAAATTTACAGAGAAAATTGTTAGCACATTAAAATATCCTCAGAGGACAAATATTTATATCAATAACAATATATCCTCAAGggatttatattaaaatatacctTATATGTCCAGTTCTTGGTCTATGCGTCAGGTGCCATCTGTAAGCAGTGAAGTCCTTCCATCCCACGTTCTTCGGGTCATGCCACAGTGTGCGCACCTAAAATGAATCGAGTACAGAAATGTTGGTACTCATATGACAGCTTTCAAACCTGATTTCATCACAGTGACCTTGGTGAAATGTACCTGTCCTGGAGTGTCTCCGGTGTGCCAGAGGGCGTTCCTCAGATGTTCGCCTGGCCCTGTGGTGGAATTAACCACTTTGATTGACAGCCCTGAGTAACCCTGTGCCTTGGTAGGTGTGCTGGACCAGTAGGTCTGTGTGATCTGTTTCCACATGACCACATAGAAGCGAGAGCTGGATTGGTATCCGAAAACAAAGCCGGCGTAGTCATCATCCCTCTCTGTGTTGATGAAGAATGTTCCACTGAAGTCGACTGAATTGAATTCATCAAAACCTATAAAGAAATTTGGAAAAACAGGTCAGAATTTAGTATGTATACGTATATGTagcatacatatttaaattttttttggctgcacattttgtttttgaatgcctttattttaatttagtttgttttggatgcatgaaaatgtgttttagttTAGTCTGTTTTTcctagttacttttttttatttcagtagatgaaaatgttttcagttggttttcattttagtgTTCGTTCACGAATAATGACTAAAACGTTGCattaatattgtctgtttttgaaaGCTATGATACTGTGTGGGATATTTCTGCTCTATTTATgatattactttatatttttcacTGCCTAGTATTTTTCTATGTGTGCAAGGTATTTCTATTTAATGTTGCTTAAGTGAAATTTTAGTTCTATGCTTTTTTAAAGAATAGACGTACCAACAGCAATGCCGGGGTCGCAGTTGACTGTCTGAACCAGTTCTTTTCCTTGATGACGAACCACCCAGTTGGGGTCAATCTGAGAAGTGCCCTTGGGATCCAGAGGTACCATCTGGAATTTGCGGAAGTCGGTTTCACTAATGTCAAAGTTCTCAGGACACACATCATAGATATCTAGGACATTGTCCTGGTCAAAGTCGTCTTTACAGGCATCACCACGTCCATCGCCTACAAATGGAAAAGTTAAACTCGTAAGTATAAatctttacattaaaaaatgcaaCAGTTATGAATATTCAGATGCAAAACTGACCATCAGAATCCAGTTGATCTGGATTGGAAACCAATCTGCAGTTGTCTTTGTCATCAGGGATgccatcattatcatcatcatagTCACAGGCATCTCCTTTACCATCCTTGTCGTGATCAGCCTGGTTCGCATTGGGGATGTACGGGCAGTTGTCTAGGTTGTTTTGGTGACCATCCTCGTCGATATCCTGGTTGCTGTCACATTTGTCTCCAACACGGTCCGCATCAGAGTCGAGCTGTTGGAGTAAGAGTGCAGAATCAGTAAGTATCAAAATGCCAATGTTTTTCAAGTGAATCTTTATGGCtttcttaattaaaatatttaatagaatAGAATGGTTCTTTTTTCTAAAAGGCACAAAGTTCTGTCCTAGTTGGCCCATCTGTGTAGGATTCCTCAAAAAGCAATCTCATGTTCCTGAAGCTTGGCACTACCACAGTCACATTTCAGAGTCTAATGAGGAAAGGAGGGGTGCATTCCTTCTCTTCAGTTAACCATGGCACAGGTGTGATCCACAGGGATTGAGTGCCGACAGGGCATGCATAAACCCACCGGCAAATCTCTCACTCCTCACTAATAACCATTCTTTACCTCCACATATCCTTTGGGTTAATTGAACACTAGTGAGTGTCCCTGAAAAGCCTCCTAGTGCTTTATTGTGTGGCTTTGGCTTCCAGGAGAAGAGGATTTACTCCTCTCATACATAGCTTAGTAAAGACTGCGACTACCCTCTGGgtattttttttagcagtggCTCTGCAGCTGAACTGAACAGCACATAGATCTCCGAGGATTATATAATGGTTTGAAAACACCTGCAGTATTCACTCACTCGTTCTAAATctcacatacatatacatacctGGTCTGGGTTGTGTTCCAGAGGGCAGTTGTCACACTGATCACCAACTCCATCGAAATCCGTGTCTTTCTGGTCGACGTTGTACAGATATGGGCAGTTGTCATTCTCATTCAAAATACCTGACAAAAAGAATGGTATTATAGTGAAGACTGAATGATGTGCATAGCTAAAGTTCTGAGTCTGAAGTGAGGATTCTCATAAAACCTGTCAAAAAAAtatccaggtcatatttcacaaattccACAAtcgaaagaaagaaattctattttgcttaaagaaagtgaagcatttattattattttcatgacaattaaaagGATTTTTGTTCTCATATTCTTATTACCATAATGCCAAAAAAAGAGATTCTTGTTTTCATATAttcttaatttaaatgtaaataataataataaaaataataatgggaataacaaaagaaagaaaaaaatcaggaTTTATTATGGTATTGAGAATTGCTGGGGTAAAATATGCTAAATagtcctgaaaaaaatctttattttatttatgcaaaataaCATTACTTTTATTTCTTGATTATGGAGCGAAATATAGACATTTTCTTGACAGGTTTGTCAAGGAATGGCCCAtgtatggataaaaaaaaaaacttttcgtACCATCTCCATCAATGTCCACAGCACAGGCATCACCTTCACCATTGTTGTCGGTATCAGTTTGGTCTGGGTTACTGTTGTACGGACAGTTATCACAGCGGTCTCCCACGTCGTCGCGATCATAGTCATACTGTCTTGGGTTGAAGATCAGTGGGCAGTTGTCCTATTTTAAAAGAGACCACAGTTCAGATGGAGAAATAAGGCAAAGCAGTTCTGCACAGGGCCCTCTCACACGAAGGTTACTACTTTTAGATGTTAGGCTTGTAATTTGGCTGCGGCTGTGTAGGTCTATTTTGAGGAGCGCAACGATAAAAACGAGCCTTATTTTAAGATTTGGACCAAGGATAATATTGGATTAGCAAGATACACTGCAGGTCTTTCAGAAAGGTACTTCCTTGGAGAAATTTGAGGTTTGTCTCCAAGAGAAACTAAGTTTACTTTACACATTTTTTCCACACCTCAGTCTGAATTTCAAACTGTAAGCTCTGTAAAATTTGGGCGGCTAACAAATATGTACAAATATTCACTTGACTGGATTGAGCATCTGTGGAATATAGAGAGTATTGCAACTATATTTTTACCCTGTCATCAGGAATGCCATCgtcatcatcgtcatcatcacAAGCATCACCAATTCCATCCTTGTCGTAGTCCTCTTGCCCAGAGTTAGGAAGATTGGGGCAGTTGTCCTTCAAAAAAAAGTAGCATATGAAAATTAACAATAGCCACAATGAtgttatttgtatttgtttttaataacaaatgaatCCATTAAATGCCAACCTTTTTGCAGTGATAGGTTGCATTCTCGACACACACAAGATCAGCATTAGGCCAGCCATCAAGATCAGTGTCCTCTCCACAGATGTGTCCATTTCCAGCAAAGCCAGGTTTGCACTCACAGCGGTACATAGGGTCTGAGAAATGGCCCAGGTAGTTGCAGCGAGCGTTCTTATTGCAGTCGTGGCTTCCATCGAGGCAGGGATTACGAGGCGTGCACACCTGCAGCAAAGATAAATCAGTCAGCGTGCATCAGTTCGGTGTGCAGGTGCACAGGTAATATGTAATCTTTCTGTGTTTCTTTCAATTACCTGTTTCTTGGCAGCAGCATCTTCCACTCCTTGACCAAACGGCTGTGGGCCGGTGTAGCGAGTGGGACATGGCAGGCAGTTGTAGCCTGGCACTGTGTTCTCACACCTATGGACTCCATTAAATTCAAAGCAGGCGTCAGGGACTTCCTCACACTGTAATGAAGAGAAGAGGAATAATTAGATTTTTGCATCTCACTACATTGTAGTCATAAGAGCATAAGCAtaaagaattaaaataaataaaaaaaaatagaattttagAAAAGTAGGGATACatgatatattaataatatactgatttgaaTTTTGACTGCACCTCATTGATATCCTTGCAGTTAATTCCATTTCCAGTGTATCCAGTGGGGCATTTTCCACATTTCCAAGAGCCATCTGGGAAGCTTGTACACTGGGCTCCTTCAAAGCATGGATTTGAAAGACATCCATCTGTGGAAAAGAACATAAGTGATTGATTTAACTTGGAAATACAGACTAGTATCATCTGAAAGGTTGAGTGACACTTTAACTCACCAATTGGACAGGCTTGTTTGTTACAAAGCTGGCTGGCCTTTGCGTCTCCCAcgcagtctttgccgccatacTTGGGTACTGGATTATTGCAAAGACGCTTACGATTTTGGACGCCACCGCCACAGGTAATGGAGCAAGTGTCCCAGGGTGACCATGGTCCCCAGCCACCATTGACTGtgaaaaaatatacaataaaaaaattaaaaaatgagacAAATATacctttcaattaaaaaaaaaaaaaaaaaaaaaaaaaacacacactgtgcGCGGTGTTCACTTACTCGGACATGGTGATTTCTCACACCTCTCAGTTTGCCGACCTTCACCCTGGCAATCTTTGCCTTCCATCTGAGGTGTTGGGGAGTTGCAGAGACGGATGCGAGTGATAACGCCAGCACCGCAGGTGACCGAGCAGGAGGACCAGGGTGACCAGTGACTCCAGCTGCCATCTTGCTTAACTGTTGAAATGAAAGATGCAAAGTGTTACTTTTCCTCTCAACTGTGAGGAAAAACCGTAGACACTTATTGTCATTGGACACCACTCACAGCGCTTGTCACACTCCTGGAGGTAGCAGTCTCTCGTTTGCACAGACGTGCCCTCGCAGTTGTTATTGATGCGGTCGCAAGAGCGGCCGCGCTGCTGAATGCCCCTTCCACAGGACACAGAACAATGGGTCCATTCAGACCAGGGGGACCAGCCATCCTCAGCGGAGTCGCTCGCTGTCgagagagcaaaacaagacAATAGCAGAGCTATTCCTTCTTTCTAAAGCAGCAAAATGGAGAAAAGCTTTTAATACTGGGTCTTAATGGACTCAATTTAGCCTGGGCAGCTCGAGACAGAGCACTCCAGGGAACCCTGGCATGAACCAAGCAGTTGGAATGCTGGGGAAATGTCAGTGTACTTAATGCACAGGGATACCTTTGAGTCTTTCTCCAAATGTGGAAATGGTATTTGCAAACACCCTTGATTATGCCATAAGTTCAAACACTAAGGCTTATATTAATGTAAATCCTTGCTATGCATGGCAAGGCCTTAAGACGTGAGGAGAATGCTGTTTCTTTTTTGAGTCCCTGCCAAACAGCACTAATTTTCCACCTCTCTTTAACCAATTTAGACAATTATGGCCATTTAGCGATTCAGTGATGCACAAAGCTCTAGTGTTCCTTTCATTAGTTAAACTTCAGTTGAAGTATTGTGTGACGCAACAATGTTTGGGTAGCAACAGCTCTTTCAATACAAAAGCTTTTAAAAGTCAAAATGTTGCCTGGTTTACAATACGTTCAAGTTTacactaaagttttttttttctcgcttgtacaatctcttatgctcaccagtgctgcatttatttgatcaaaaatacaataaaaagagtaatgtgaaatattattacaataattaaattaaaagctgttttctattttaatttttcggcagccattgctccagtcttcattgaCACATGATgaacagaaatcattctaacatgcagatttggtgcttaagaaacatttcttattattattattttgaaaacagttgtgctgcttatagATATATTCGTGGAAACTGTGATGAATGAAATCTTTcgtaacataaatgtcttttgattacttaatgtgtccttgctaaagtattgttttaaaaaaactaatgtATATATGTAACATATATATCtaatacataaattatattattaaaatgatcacaATTACAAGTATGTAAAATTTGTTATGAAGTAGTTGAGTTGCACTTACGGGTTCCACAACGAGGGCAGCATTCCCCATCAGGCACTGTGGCGTTTGCACACGGAATTAGGGGACATGAAATCTTGCGGCACAACGTTGCAGAGTTCTGCGGTTaacaaaaaaattctcattaatCATTTGTTAAAGGATCTGCCACAACTTGTCCATTTGGCATTGAAAATCATAGCCTCTGACTGTAGTGCAACACcacattcaacattacaattttgaTTTAAGTGGATAACATGGTTGTGGTTAAGTCTGTGCAATTAGGCATGTAAATATTACTCAGTGTTGATATGATGTGGCACTTCAGAGAAACTAGGCTGAaggcatgtatatattttaaagcccATAGTATACTTAAGCAGTCTGCGTCCGTGCACCATCCGCATGACGTAATTTTCATCCGCACACCCCATCCGCGTGCAGCCAAATTTTTGAGACCGCGCGGTCGGTCCGCGTACAATAGCGCATGTGCGAGTGACTTGAGCGTTTGAAAACAGcagtccactagatagtgcgcaTGCGCCAAACACCTCTTTCCACGCTCACGGCCAAAGGAGTGTACTTTGAAAGAATCGCGAGATGGAGCAGAACgcggaaaatgaagtatacctgGCTTTAACACAAATACcatgaatttaatttataaggttttgttcagttgactGTATTTCTTTAGTTACATCCATTACCCACTTTTAATTAGAGGCCAGGCAGTTTAGGGAAATGGATACACCCAGCTTAAGTCTGCCATAATGGACAAGACTAAGACCAGTACTGTGTATTATAGCACCTAGACTGACATTGCTCCCATCTCGCTAACACACAAATTAGTGGCTTAATGACAGAGCAGACAGCTCTGAGAGTCTAACAGGTACATGTCTGTAGGGTTCTTACCTGGCAAGTGCACTCTGTGCAATCGTCCACCGTCCATTCCTccttgtttttgtgcacaattCCATTGTGAAGACAGACACCTTCATGAATGCCCATGCTATGCATGATTATGTTTTTCTCTTCAGTCTGGAAAACCAAGCAAAAATTGGGGTTTGATTATGTGGAGCATGTTAATCTGCAGCATGTCCACTACACAAGTTCAATATATCTACATGCAACAGCTTTTCTCCTTACCACTTTGCGGAGTTCTTTAGACAGTTCTTGCACCACCACACCAAGACCTTTCAGTTCCTTGAACATGCCAACCAGGTCCTCACATGAGAAGCCACAAATCATCTGCAGATCTACATAGGAGAAATATGCAGTTTGCAAAGTTTAAAATTGCATTCACATTCTCAGCTTAcgtgtatattttatttgtatggaTTACTGAAAAGGAAGGATTACCTTTTGTTTTGTGGCCGGTGTAATCAGTCCTGATTGCAGGTCTGGATCCATTTATGGGATTGTCAAGAGTGATGATATCAGTCATAATTGCTGCAAGAGGAAAGGGCATTCAGGTGGCTTAAAgttcattataaaaattattgaGTCGATGGAAAAGTTGAATGAAAAAATTAATGGAAAAGGCTGATGACAGTAAATGGAGCTTAAAGTCTTTATCTTATAATGCTATTGTTCATTCATGGCACACTGAtgggatgctttttttttttttttttgcccagatCTATTTCTATATCTGttatttcttcttttaaaaaagtgaaaaatattgtgtttaaatattatttatatttaagcaAACGAATAAACTGTGTGTGAAACCGACATGGGgacaaaaactccatttatCATCTTGATTCATATGCATGTTTTTGCATTACACTTACAGTTTTGGCATCCTTTATTCCTCAGAATCGCTTCCAGTGTTGTTCCGAACACAAAGCGCACATTTTGCAGCACCCCCTAAAAATCCACAAGTGATTAATGCTTCTCACTGCATTTACCATGCAAGAAGATTCATACAGTAAAGTTGAACTGTCCACTCACCATGAACCTGTCCTTCAATGCGCCCTTGCCGATCCTCAAGCTCGCCACACTTGGGGTCTCCTGAGTGAGGATTGACTGGATAGAAGCATCGAGCTCCGCTGCATTCACCTCTTCACATCCCACATAGAACTGAACCCTGTCCTCCTGCACGAAAAGAGTGATGTTTTTCCAATGTCCCACCGCCAAATCCGCTTCCTCGATGGACACGACCTGTTGCTTGTTTTCAGTGGAAAAAACAATGTCCAGAGTGTTGGCTTTCCCGTTGGAAACGATTTCGAAAACGGGTCCGGAGCCGTCATTCTTCTCCACGGTCAGAAGGCTTCCCCTCGTGTGCTTGAACTGCTTGAAATTGACCAGGAGCAGAAATCCTCTCTCGGCGTGAATGGAATCGATTAGGTCCCTGAAGGCGCTCTCGGGAACCGGGGGAATCAGGTCGGGGTTCAGGATCTTGTAGGCGGGGCTGTACGGGTCGTCGCCTTTCACCAGGGTGACCCCGTGGTTTTTCCTCGGCACTTGGACGAGCTCAAACAGATCGTAAACACTGTTGTCGTCTCGACTTTCTATAAGGAATTCAGAAGTTAAAGAAATATCATTATAATGTGCTCAATTGTAAcgtatatttttaatttatt
Coding sequences:
- the thbs1b gene encoding thrombospondin-1 isoform X1, translating into MKSTAIFLLLMLWNCESARVAESRDDNSVYDLFELVQVPRKNHGVTLVKGDDPYSPAYKILNPDLIPPVPESAFRDLIDSIHAERGFLLLVNFKQFKHTRGSLLTVEKNDGSGPVFEIVSNGKANTLDIVFSTENKQQVVSIEEADLAVGHWKNITLFVQEDRVQFYVGCEEVNAAELDASIQSILTQETPSVASLRIGKGALKDRFMGVLQNVRFVFGTTLEAILRNKGCQNSIMTDIITLDNPINGSRPAIRTDYTGHKTKDLQMICGFSCEDLVGMFKELKGLGVVVQELSKELRKVTEEKNIIMHSMGIHEGVCLHNGIVHKNKEEWTVDDCTECTCQNSATLCRKISCPLIPCANATVPDGECCPRCGTPSDSAEDGWSPWSEWTHCSVSCGRGIQQRGRSCDRINNNCEGTSVQTRDCYLQECDKRFKQDGSWSHWSPWSSCSVTCGAGVITRIRLCNSPTPQMEGKDCQGEGRQTERCEKSPCPINGGWGPWSPWDTCSITCGGGVQNRKRLCNNPVPKYGGKDCVGDAKASQLCNKQACPIDGCLSNPCFEGAQCTSFPDGSWKCGKCPTGYTGNGINCKDINECEEVPDACFEFNGVHRCENTVPGYNCLPCPTRYTGPQPFGQGVEDAAAKKQVCTPRNPCLDGSHDCNKNARCNYLGHFSDPMYRCECKPGFAGNGHICGEDTDLDGWPNADLVCVENATYHCKKDNCPNLPNSGQEDYDKDGIGDACDDDDDDDGIPDDRDNCPLIFNPRQYDYDRDDVGDRCDNCPYNSNPDQTDTDNNGEGDACAVDIDGDGILNENDNCPYLYNVDQKDTDFDGVGDQCDNCPLEHNPDQLDSDADRVGDKCDSNQDIDEDGHQNNLDNCPYIPNANQADHDKDGKGDACDYDDDNDGIPDDKDNCRLVSNPDQLDSDGDGRGDACKDDFDQDNVLDIYDVCPENFDISETDFRKFQMVPLDPKGTSQIDPNWVVRHQGKELVQTVNCDPGIAVGFDEFNSVDFSGTFFINTERDDDYAGFVFGYQSSSRFYVVMWKQITQTYWSSTPTKAQGYSGLSIKVVNSTTGPGEHLRNALWHTGDTPGQVRTLWHDPKNVGWKDFTAYRWHLTHRPRTGHIRVVMYEGKKIMADSGRIYDKTYAGGRLGLFVFSQEMVYFSDLKYECRDA
- the thbs1b gene encoding thrombospondin-1 isoform X2; translation: MKSTAIFLLLMLWNCESARVAESRDDNSVYDLFELVQVPRKNHGVTLVKGDDPYSPAYKILNPDLIPPVPESAFRDLIDSIHAERGFLLLVNFKQFKHTRGSLLTVEKNDGSGPVFEIVSNGKANTLDIVFSTENKQQVVSIEEADLAVGHWKNITLFVQEDRVQFYVGCEEVNAAELDASIQSILTQETPSVASLRIGKGALKDRFMGVLQNVRFVFGTTLEAILRNKGCQNSIMTDIITLDNPINGSRPAIRTDYTGHKTKDLQMICGFSCEDLVGMFKELKGLGVVVQELSKELRKVTEEKNIIMHSMGIHEGVCLHNGIVHKNKEEWTVDDCTECTCQNSATLCRKISCPLIPCANATVPDGECCPRCGTPSDSAEDGWSPWSEWTHCSVSCGRGIQQRGRSCDRINNNCEGTSVQTRDCYLQECDKRFKQDGSWSHWSPWSSCSVTCGAGVITRIRLCNSPTPQMEGKDCQGEGRQTERCEKSPCPINGGWGPWSPWDTCSITCGGGVQNRKRLCNNPVPKYGGKDCVGDAKASQLCNKQACPIDGCLSNPCFEGAQCTSFPDGSWKCGKCPTGYTGNGINCKDINECEEVPDACFEFNGVHRCENTVPGYNCLPCPTRYTGPQPFGQGVEDAAAKKQVCTPRNPCLDGSHDCNKNARCNYLGHFSDPMYRCECKPGFAGNGHICGEDTDLDGWPNADLVCVENATYHCKKDNCPLIFNPRQYDYDRDDVGDRCDNCPYNSNPDQTDTDNNGEGDACAVDIDGDGILNENDNCPYLYNVDQKDTDFDGVGDQCDNCPLEHNPDQLDSDADRVGDKCDSNQDIDEDGHQNNLDNCPYIPNANQADHDKDGKGDACDYDDDNDGIPDDKDNCRLVSNPDQLDSDGDGRGDACKDDFDQDNVLDIYDVCPENFDISETDFRKFQMVPLDPKGTSQIDPNWVVRHQGKELVQTVNCDPGIAVGFDEFNSVDFSGTFFINTERDDDYAGFVFGYQSSSRFYVVMWKQITQTYWSSTPTKAQGYSGLSIKVVNSTTGPGEHLRNALWHTGDTPGQVRTLWHDPKNVGWKDFTAYRWHLTHRPRTGHIRVVMYEGKKIMADSGRIYDKTYAGGRLGLFVFSQEMVYFSDLKYECRDA